In one Rhopalosiphum padi isolate XX-2018 chromosome 3, ASM2088224v1, whole genome shotgun sequence genomic region, the following are encoded:
- the LOC132927435 gene encoding hemocyte protein-glutamine gamma-glutamyltransferase-like, translating into MALTVVSTHLYPLENAVEHHADRFELIQDGSTAIFRRGQPFYFGIKFNRLFDKTKDIVRIVLVTGPTPTPAKGTSAALIVKEKEDLIADRWDARFSSIQGATITVQVQIPPFAPVSVWKMIVHTARKGVAGVNQHQIDTAVYVLFNPWCPNDGVHLNDDEQLDEYVLNDNGKVWQGTYKEPKGYQWFFGQFESVVLPSVMMLLDRSSIPHQDRADPVKMARSISAITNNVDDNGLVEGKWDGSFEDGTSPFAWIGSTPIFEEFYNTQMPVKYGQCWVFSGVIVTICRALGIPCRSVTNYMSAHDTNASLTIDTYIDVNGEKLNNHPGSYTNDSCWNFHVWNDVWMTRPDLPNGYGGWQSIDGTPQETSDSMYRCGPAPVEAVRRGEVNIGFDTTFVYTEVRADMCVFKESEDGFWSRVKTMPNYVGKLIVTKKIGQEVLPEIEDMEDITEIYKNPFDSPEDKMAVKKAIKVVPIAQEIYDMDDSQIEDVEFKLFDIEQITLGESFKIAISMHNTSSEPRSVSIVLSASSILYTGTPINKLKRTEANIDLKPNQRENIHTYIKPSEYMDKMSSHSLIRITAVANVQGTEQLWSQDDDFAVQKPPLVVELNSQLQVNKQCEATFSFTNPLSVTLTDCTFSIEGPGIHKVIKYRDVMPNEKYVTYKEVFTPEHDGQRTVTVSFNSKQLTDIKNTITATVLP; encoded by the exons ATGGCACTCACAGTGGTCTCAACTCATCTGTATCCTTTGGAAAACGCTGTGGAACATCACGCTGACCGTTTCGAATTGATACAGGATGGATCAACAGCCATATTTCGCCGTGGACAACCATTTTATTTTGGCATTAAGTTTAACAGATTATTCGACAAGACCAAAGACATCGTTAGAATTGTTTTGGTGACAG GACCAACCCCAACTCCGGCCAAAGGCACAAGCGCCGCGCTTATTGTCAAAGAAAAAGAGGATCTGATCGCCGACAGATGGGACGCCCGGTTCAGCAGCATCCAGGGGGCCACCATCACCGTACAG GTGCAAATACCGCCGTTCGCTCCTGTTTCCGTGTGGAAAATGATCGTGCACACGGCCCGGAAGGGCGTGGCCGGAGTCAATCAACATCAAATCGACACGGCCGTCTACGTGCTGTTCAACCCCTGGTGTCCGA ACGACGGCGTTCACCTGAACGACGACGAACAGTTAGACGAATATGTGCTCAACGACAACGGTAAGGTGTGGCAAGGCACGTACAAAGAACCCAAAGGATACCAATGGTTCTTCGGGCAGTTCGAATCCGTAGTCCTGCCGTCCGTCATGATGCTACTCGACAGGTCGTCCATTCCGCACCAAGACCGTGCTGATCCGGTGAAAATGGCCAGATCCATTTCGGCAATT ACGAATAACGTAGACGATAATGGTCTAGTCGAGGGCAAATGGGACGGTTCATTCGAAGACGGCACCAGTCCATTCGCGTGGATTGGCAGCACTCCAATTTTTGAAGAGTTTTACAATACTCAAATGCCAGTGAAGTACGGACAGTGTTGGGTATTTTCCGGTGTCATCGTTACAA TTTGTAGGGCACTGGGAATACCGTGTCGGTCGGTGACCAACTACATGTCAGCACACGACACGAACGCCAGTCTAACCATCGACACTTATATCGACGTGAACGGCGAGAAGCTCAACAACCACCCGGGAAGCTATACGAACGACTCGTGCTGGAACTTCCACGTTTGGAACGACGTGTGGATGACCAGACCTGACTTGCCCAACGGTTACGGTGGATGGCAGTCGATTGACGGAACACCGCAGGAGACAAGTGACA GTATGTACAGATGTGGTCCTGCGCCTGTTGAGGCAGTCCGACGGGGTGAAGTCAACATCGGATTCGACACGACGTTCGTGTACACGGAAGTGCGGGCCGACATGTGCGTTTTCAAAGAATCGGAAGATGGATTTTGGTCCAGAGTGAAAACGATGCCGAATTA CGTCGGAAAACTAATCGTGACGAAAAAAATCGGTCAAGAAGTGTTACCCGAAATCGAAGACATGGAAGACATTACTGAAATCTACAAAAATCCTTTCG ACTCACCGGAAGACAAAATGGCCGTAAAAAAAGCCATTAAGGTGGTACCGATTGCTCAGGAGATATACGACATGGACGACTCACAAATTGAAGACGTTGAGTTCAAGCTCTTTGACATCGAACAGATCACATTAGGCGAAAGCTTCAAAATCGCTATCAGCATGCAC AACACGTCGTCGGAACCGCGATCCGTTTCCATCGTGCTGTCAGCATCGTCAATCCTGTACACCGGCACGCCAATCAACAAGTTGAAAAGAACCGAAGCGAACATCGACTTGAAACCCAACCAAA GAGAAAACATCCACACTTACATTAAACCGTCAGAGTACATGGACAAAATGTCGTCGCATAGTTTGATTAGAATAACGGCTGTGGCCAACGTCCAAGGCACGGAACAGTTGTGGAGCCAAGATGACGACTTTGCAGTACAAAAACCGCCGCTTGTCGTAGAA ctTAATTCACAACTTCAAGTTAATAAACAGTGTGAAGCAACTTTTTCGTTCACTAATCCGCTTTCAGTCACCCTAACAGACTGCACATTCAGCATTGAAGGCCCAGGAATCCACAAAGTCATCAAATACAG AGATGTAATGCCTAACGAAAAGTATGTCACATACAAGGAAGTGTTTACGCCAGAACATGATGGACAAAGAACTGTCACTGTGTCTTTCAACTCCAAACAACTCACAGACATTAAAAACACCATTACTGCCACAGTATTaccatga